A region from the Anoplolepis gracilipes chromosome 2, ASM4749672v1, whole genome shotgun sequence genome encodes:
- the Not1 gene encoding CCR4-NOT transcription complex subunit 1 isoform X2, with amino-acid sequence MNLDSLSFTLSQISYLVANLSKKNYEDSCQEISVLVQWNGLEADRHFLRCLISCVDFSKGELSESSAKDYFQAKLLKQECNSLLSKPSFISNLCFAIDNPLHQQKSLNPSPKFFVNLKKTLGLTLVQEVAFAIALQHSENTEIRLLALEHTQKQLPELIKNYINSETSNKHHEGGLHDSLPQVLQLILSQVFHTSNPYNLPVEAKEKFVQNLRRDFPRELVPVVLAPFLYPGDGEPQFKIEFNMAVNQMDNNTLVELIMELGYSFTSSVDECRSSLAGLGAREISPACVARVLAHMARSCSNLEDAGGLQSFWGNSATSQDSNKDKPSDSTIPTTWNVEVFIQTLKEMQSTLSWNDVIVKLDHPEFIIKDRQGLSLLITGLKLGLQHQGYPPDMFPVELFYRHWDNVEGQFSLIQQILKCPDIFCFADYPYHSVTVDVLKAAPESDSKEGQTWRSLNIVELLLHMAERGLYNSVQEIFKWPVQHCPDVLVLALLQINPPLTLLRQELFTTLLPIFLGNHPNSAVILHHAWHANNTKIKTIIMHAMADWYTRGDHDQTRLSRILDVAQDLKALSALLNSQSFPFVIDLACLASRREYLKLEKWLTDKIRDHGEVFVAACVKFLQRRCPQVMGPGIKEDPTVPKASQLPQETLTTILACLQVCAGSVSQELSELIMTMVQNCSLMLSKSTMNRPPPPGVLRHRGLEPFNPATLGSQLFSSKQVDPLGNLSSSLATMGLGTGLGPPSSSTFNLPGALGPLVSAPGSPSRLMGPSPSPFPMLPLSSQLHSGPVGTQGPSVLPGGTIGGLGRLGPPTGIEKARIPETSNLFPDMGQNVSKEVEDEANSYFQRIYNHPPHPTLSIDEVLDMLKKFQDSGSRREREVFNCMLRNLFEEYRFFPQYPEKELQITAQLFGGIIERGLVNSYMTLGLALRFVLDALKKPEGSKMYYFGITALDRFKSRLKDYQTYCEHVRTIPHFNEFPPHLIEYIEYGLQGQEPPSRPQGPVLPKTLAAMLAPVTTPYKTMTTTTITTSTTQAKPSTTPTTSLSARPSMPSVANATNIDTLLVATDKEEKITTPPEALQDKTAFIFNNLSQLNLQQKCDEIREIVTEEYWPWMAQYLVMKRASIELNFHALYSNFLDCIKLPEVNKMVTRETFRNIKVLLRSDKGIANFSDRSLLKNLGHWLGMLTLGRNKPILQIDIDLKSLLVEAYHKGQQELLYVVPFVAKVLESCAKSRVFRPPNPWTMAIMNVLAELHQEPDLKLNLKFEIEVLCKNLSIDVGELKPVIYLKDPEKLRNLEYQLSHPNKKAEPPSNQQQSQGPIEELVGPTTSAGTVINPQSAPPVNTTPSLPTGGAPEPRFNYMDISVTGIANISQHITINNQLPLFQTHPHLKQFVRPAVERAIQEWIHPVVDRSIKIALTTSEQIVKKDFALDPEELRIRTAGRNMVRNLTAGMAMITCRDQILASISTNLKQALLTALIGTTPQQKELAEQAANVVAADNMELACAFVQKTAIEKAIPEMDKRLISEMELRKIARQEGRRYCDPLAKYQAERMPEQIRLKVGGVTPQQMAVYEEFARNIPGFLPLSERDTQALFMPKPINETPVTAFTPNSAVAVATAQQVAAYAAAVSNDEVGAMLEKLAAEAELLLAAVGPAAPPPQHAALHSLLESIILTRRSRDAGAAMTLLKKAVEGLLDGPIISSGVIESENLIQRYRELHLRILKCLQDPRAYGMQWTNKHVTRFLTECREEFRYNFEAVDYLIRSHLISLPQYDVALAQAMEAGNAMATAFAMQLVQLYLIDERQATHVTETDLFHTIEILARMAHHRTPPEGILLFRLTSLVDSLRANHDTGVLVDRAPAGPTAHIHSGILQARDFDDPPGLMEKTEYLLREWVQMHHSPQHARDLTKAFGIFVHQMNIHGILKTDDLITRFFKLSTQMCVDLCYRALSETATAPSIMRAKCFHSLDAFVRLVALLVKHSGDATNTHTKINLLNKVLGIVAGVLLQDHEIRGTDFQQLPYHRIFIMLFLELCAPEPVLEAVNFQVLTAFCHTLHILRPAKASGFCYAWLELVSHRVFIGRMLAITPQQKCWGMYAQLLIDLFKYLAPYLRNAELAKPVTSLYKGTLRVLLVLLHDFPEFLCDYHYGFCDVIPPNCIQMRNLILSAFPRNMRLPDPFTPNLKVDMLQEIAHAPRVLTNFASTIQPLTFKKELDSYLKARAPVTFLSELRSNLQVSQEAGVRYNIQLMNALVLYVGTQAIAFIRSKGHAPNMSTIAHSAHMDIFQNLAVDLDTEGRYLFLNAIANQLRYPNSHTHYFSCTLLYLFAEANTEAIQEQITRVLLERLIVNRPHPWGLLITFIELIKNPTYKFWSHEFVHCAPEIEKLFESVARSCMVQKQVPTTETEIPE; translated from the exons ATGAACCTGGACTCGTTGTCTTTTACTTTGTCACAAATCAGTTATTTGGTTGCGAATTTGAGTAAGAAAAATTACGAGGACAGCTGTCAAGAGATATCGGTC TTGGTGCAGTGGAATGGTCTAGAAGCAGACCGACATTTCTTGCGCTGTCTGATCTCGTGCGTTGACTTTTCTAAAGGTGAACTGTCAGAGTCGAGCGCGAAAGATTATTTCCAAGCAAAGTTACTGAAGCAAGAGTGTAACAGTTTACTGAGCAAACCTTCTTTTATATCTAACCTGTGCTTTGCTATAGATAATCCTTTACATCAGCAAAAG TCATTGAATCCCTCTCCAaagttttttgttaatttaaaaaaaacactcGGCTTAACCTTGGTGCAGGAGGTTGCCTTTGCGATTGCGTTACAGCATTCAGAAAATACAGAAATCCGTTTGTTAGCTTTAGAGCATACTCAGAAGCAGCTGCctgaattaataaagaattatataaactctGAAACAAGTAACAAACATCACGAGGGTGGTCTGCACGATTCTTTGCCTCAAGTTTTGCAGTTAATACTTAGCCAGGTTTTTCATACTAGCAATCCTTATAATTTACCCGTCGaggcaaaagaaaaatttgttcaaaacCTTCGGCGCGATTTTCCCCGTGAACTGGTACCAGTGGTGTTAGCACCATTCTTGTATCCAGGAGACGGGGAACCACAGTTCAAGATCGAGTTCAATATGGCTGTTAATCAAATG GATAACAATACTTTGGTAGAGTTGATTATGGAATTAGGATATAGCTTTACCAGTAGTGTGGACGAATGTCGATCGTCATTGGCGGGTTTAGGCGCGAGGGAAATATCGCCAGCATGCGTTGCTCGCGTGTTGGCGCATATGGCACGTAGTTGTAGCAACCTCGAAGATGCTGGAGGTTTGCAATCGTTTTGGGGTAATTCGGCCACCTCGCAGGACTCGAATAAGGATAAACCATCGGACAGTACCATCCCCACGACATGGAACGTCGAAGTGTTTATTCaaactttaaaagaaatg CAATCTACATTATCTTGGAACGATGTCATAGTGAAGTTGGACCACCCAGAGTTTATTATCAAGGATAGACAAGGTTTAAGCTTATTGATTACGGGTCTCAAACTAGGTCTCCAACATCAGGGATATCCGCCCGATATGTTTCCCGTCGAGCTATTTTATCGACACTGGGATAATGTAGAGGGTCAATTTTCTCTGATTCAACAAATTCTTAAGTGTCCggatatattttgtttcgcCGACTATCCATATCATTCGGTAACTGTCGATGTATTGAAGGCAGCTCCTGAGAGCGATAGCAAGGAAGGACAAACGTGGCGATCCCTGAATATAGTTGAATTGCTTTTGCATATGGCCGAGAGAGGCTTGTATAATTCTGTACAGGAAATATTTAAGTGGCCAGTGCAACACTGCCCGGACGTGCTCGTCTTGGCGTTGTTACAAATAAATCCACCACTTACGTTACTGAGACAGGAACTCTTTACCACATTATTACCGATCTTTCTCGGCAATCACCCAAATTCTGCTGTGATACTGCACCACGCATGGCATGCCAATAACACTAAGATAAAGACTATTATAATGCACGCCATGGCAGATTGGTATACACGCGGTGATCACGATCAAACAAGATTGTCTCGAATTCTCGATGTTGCGCAAGACTTAAAGGCTCTTTCCGCCTTATTAAATTCGCAATCTTTCCCATTCGTCATTGATCTCGCCTGTTTGGCGTCCCGgcgagaatatttaaaactggAAAAATGGCTGACAGATAAAATTAGAGATCACGGAGAAGTTTTTGTTGCTGCGTGCGTCAAGTTCCTGCAACGACGATGTCCTCAAGTCATGGGTCCTGGTATAAAGGAAGATCCTACAGTTCCCAAAGCGAGTCAGTTACCACAGGAAACTCTCACTACAATATTGGCTTGTTTGCAAGTTTGCGCTGG AAGTGTCTCGCAAGAACTCTCAGAATTGATAATGACGATGGTGCAGAATTGCAGTCTAATGTTGAGTAAGAGTACTATGAACAGACCACCACCGCCAGGAGTTTTGAGACATCGAGGATTAGAACCGTTTAATCCAGCAACTTTGGGAAGCCAG TTATTTTCCTCGAAACAAGTGGACCCCCTTGGAAATCTTAGCTCGAGTCTCGCTACTATGGGTCTTGGCACAGGTCTTGGACCTCCAAGTAGTTCCACGTTCAATTTGCCTGGTGCTTTAGGACCTCTAGTTTCAGCACCCGGTTCTCCCTCGCGACTCATGGGACCTTCTCCGAGTCCATTTCCCATGTTGCCTTTATCTTCGCAACTACACTCGGGTCCGGTTGGTACTCAAGGACCATCCGTGCTTCCCGGTGGTACGATAGGTGGATTGGGACGTCTTGGACCACCAACCGGCATCGAGAAAGCGAGGATTCCGGAAACCTCAAATCTATTCCCGGACATGGGACAAAATGTATCCAAAGAGGTCGAAGACGAGGCAAATAGCTATTTTCAACGTATATACAATCATCCGCCGCACCCAACTTTGTCGATCGATGAGGTGCtcgatatgttaaaaaaatttcaagattcCGGTAGTAGACGAGAAAGAGAGGTGTTTAACTGTATGTTACGAAATTTATTTGAGGAGTATAGATTTTTCCCGCAATATCCCGAGAAAGAATTGCAAATAACGGCGCAATTGTTTGGTGGAATTATCGAGAGGGGCCTCGTTAATAGTTATATGACGCTCGGCTTGGCACTGAGGTTTGTCCTCGACGCGCTTAAGAAACCAGAGGGTAGCAAAATGTACTATTTTGGCATAACGGCCCTAGATCGATTCAAGAGCCGTTTGAAAGATTACCAAACATACTGCGAACATGTTAGAACAATTCCGCATTTCAATGAATTTCCGCCGCATCTGATAGAGTATATAGAATACGGACTGCAAGGACAGGAGCCGCCGTCGAGACCTCAAGGTCCAGTTCTTCCAAAAACTTTGGCGGCTATGTTGGCTCCGGTCACGACTCCGTACAAGACCATGACTACGACTACCATCACAACTAGCACTACACAAGCGAAACCGTCCACGACCCCGACTACATCTCTTTCGGCTAGa CCTTCCATGCCTTCGGTCGCCAATGCAACTAATATCGATACGTTGCTCGTGGCGACAgataaagaggaaaaaatcACGACGCCGCCAGAAGCTTTGCAAGACAAAACGGCTTTCATTTTCAATAATCTTAGTCAATTAAATCTGCAACAAAAATGTGACGAAATTCGTGAGATTGTCACAGAGGAATATTGGCCATGGATGGCGCAATATCTAGTAATGAAACGTGCCAGTATAGAATTGAATTTTCATGCTCTATATTCGAATTTCCTggattgtataaaattacctGAAGTTAATAAAATGGTCACGAGAGAGacatttcgaaatattaag gtTCTCTTACGAAGCGATAAAGGAATAGCTAATTTCTCGGATCGATCACTATTAAAGAATTTAGGACACTGGCTTGGAATGTTAACTCTCGGCAGAAATAAGCCTATTTTACAG ATAGACATCGATCTAAAAAGTTTACTCGTTGAAGCATATCACAAAGGGCAACAAGAACTACTTTATGTAGTGCCCTTTGTCGCAAAAGTACTTGAGAGTTGTGCGAAAAGTCGGGTCTTTCGTCCACCCAATCCTTGGACTATGGCGATTATGAATGTTCTAGCTGAACTACATCAAGAACCTgatctgaaattaaatttaaagttcgAGATAGAAGTACTTTGCAAGAATCTGAGCATCGATGTCGGG GAACTAAAACCGGTCATTTACTTGAAAGATCCTGAAAAATTGCGTAATTTAGAGTATCAGTTATCGCACCCGAACAAGAAAGCAGAACCTCCTAGCAATCAACAGCAATCTCAGGGGCCTATAGAGGAATTAGTTGGACCTACAACGAGTGCTGGCACTGTCATCAATCCTCAATCCGCGCCACCCGTGAATACAACACCCTCGTTGCCCACTGGCGGTGCGCCTGAACCACGATTCAATTATATGGATATATCTGTGACAGGCATCGCCAATATATCGCAGCACATTACTATCAACAATCAA TTGCCGCTATTCCAAACGCATCCTCATCTGAAACAGTTTGTTCGCCCAGCAGTTGAAAGAGCTATTCAAGAATGGATTCATCCTGTTGTTGATAGATCCATCAAGATAGCTCTTACAACTAGCGAACAGATAGTGAAAAAAGATTTCGCATTAGATCCTGAAGAACTACGGATACGAACGGCTGGGCGTAACATGGTGCGCAATTTAACCGCTGGCATGGCTATGATCACTTGTCGCGATCAA ATTCTGGCATCTATCAGTACGAATTTAAAACAAGCCTTGCTCACGGCATTGATTGGTACGACTCCACAGCAAAAGGAACTTGCCGAGCAAGCAGCGAATGTAGTTGCCGCTGATAACATGGAACTCGCGTGCGCATTCGTACAGAAGACTGCTATCGAGAAAGCGATACCCGAAATGGACAAACGGCTAATAAGCGAGATGGAACTGCGGAAAATCGCTCGACAAGAGGGCCGACGATACTGCGATCCTCTCGCTAAGTATCAAGCCGAGCGGATGCCGGAACAGATCCGATTGAAAGTTGGTGGCGTGACACCACAGCAGATGGCAGTTTATGAAGAATTTGCAAGAAATATTCCAGGATTCCTACCGCTCTCCGAACGAGATACACAAGCATTATTCATGCCGAAACCTATCAat GAGACTCCCGTCACCGCGTTCACGCCTAATTCGGCCGTGGCAGTTGCTACGGCGCAACAAGTAGCAGCTTACGCAGCGGCTGTTAGCAATGACGAGGTGGGCGCTATGCTGGAAAAATTAGCCGCGGAAGCGGAACTCTTGTTGGCTGCTGTAGGACCTGCTGCGCCTCCACCGCAGCACGCTGCCCTTCATAGTCTTCTGGAATCGATTATTCTGACCAGAAGATCAAGAGATGCCGGTGCCGCTATGacattattgaaaaaa GCCGTCGAAGGTTTGTTAGATGGGCCTATCATTTCTAGCGGTGTTATCGAGTCGGAGAATCTTATACAACGCTATCGAGAACTGCACTTGCGCATCTTAAAATGTCTTCAGGATCCACGTGCATACGGCATGCAGTGGACCAATAAACATGTGACTCGTTTTTTAACAGAGTGTAGAGAAGAATTTCGGTATAATTTTGAAGCCGTGGATTATCTCATAAG GTCTCATTTGATCAGTCTTCCACAATACGACGTAGCTTTAGCGCAAGCTATGGAGGCAGGAAACGCCATGGCAACAGCATTTGCCATGCAATTGGTTCAGCTATATTTGATTGATGAGAGACAAGCGACTCATGTTACCGAGACTGATTTGTTCCATACGATTGAAATATTGGCTCGAATGGCACATCACAGAACACCACCAGAAGG AATCTTACTCTTCAGATTAACGAGTCTAGTAGATTCACTGCGTGCCAATCATGATACCGGTGTATTGGTCGACCGAGCTCCAGCGGGACCTACGGCACATATCCATTCTGGAATCCTGCAG GCTCGTGACTTTGACGATCCACCTGGATTGATGGAAAAGACAGAGTATCTGTTGCGTGAATGGGTGCAGATGCATCACAGTCCACAGCACGCACGTGATCTCACCAAGGCCTTCGGTATATTTGTGCATCAAATGAATATCCATGGGATCCTTAAGACAGACGATCTCATCACGAGATTTTTCAAGCTGAGCACGCAGATGTGCGTCGATCTCTGCTATCGTGCTCTTTCAGAAACCGCGACAGCTCCTTCGATCATGCGTGCTAAATGCTTTCATTCGTTGGATGCTTTTGTACGTCTAGTAGCACTCTTAGTGAAGCATTCGGGCGACGCCACCAATACGCATACCAAGATTAATCTGTTGAACAAAGTGCTCGGGATCGTTGCCGGAGTGTTGCTGCAAGATCACGAAATACGCGGTACCGATTTCCAACAGTTACCATATCACAGAATCTTTATCATGCTCTTCCTGGAATTGTGCGCGCCAGAACCAGTACTGGAGGCTGTGAACTTTCAAGTACTGACAGCCTTTTGTCACACCCTGCATATTTTGCGTCCGGCAAAGGCATCCGGCTTCTGTTACGCCTGGCTGGAACTAGTCTCACACAGAGTCTTCATAGGGCGTATGCTTGCCATTACGCCACAGCAAAAATGCTGGGGTATGTATGCGCAGCTTCTCATCGATTTATTCAAGTATCTCGCGCCCTATCTTCGTAACGCGGAGCTGGCGAAGCCCGTGACAAGCCTCTACAAGGGTACACTAAGAGTGTTGCTGGTGCTGTTGCACGATTTTCCTGAGTTCCTTTGCGACTATCACTATGGATTTTGCGACGTGATACCGCCAAACTGCATACAAATGAGGAATCTGATATTGAGCGCTTTCCCAAGAAACATGCGGCTGCCTGATCCATTTACGCCGAATCTGAAGGTTGATATGCTTCAGGAAATAGCGCACGCCCCGCGCGTCCTTACCAATTTTGCCTCCACCATACAACCATTAACCTTCAAGAAGGAGCTGGATTCTTATTTAAAAGCTCGCGCGCCGGTCACTTTTTTGTCCGAACTACGAAGCAATCTGCAAGTATCTCAAGAAGCAGGGGTTCGTTACAACATTCAACTGATGAATGCCCTGGTGCTCTACGTGGGTACACAGGCAATAGCGTTTATTCGCAGTAAGGGCCACGCTCCTAACATGTCCACCATCGCGCATTCCGCACATATGGACATCTTCCAAAATCTGGCTGTTGATCTCGATACCGAAGGCCGTTACTTGTTTTTGAACGCTATTGCGAATCAACTGCGGTACCCCAACAGTCACACGCATTACTTTAGCTGCACACTTCTCTACCTGTTTGCTGAAGCGAACACCGAAGCGATACAAGAGCAGATCACCAGGGTTCTTCTCGAAAGATTGATTGTTAACAGACCACATCCATGGGGTCTTCTCATTACCTTCATTGAACTGATCAAGAATCCAACTTACAAATTCTGGTCCCACGAATTTGTACATTGCGCACCAGAGATTGAAAA gtTGTTCGAATCCGTTGCGAGATCGTGTATGGTACAGAAACAGGTGCCTACCACGGAGACAGAGATCCCGGAGTGA